From one Halosimplex rubrum genomic stretch:
- a CDS encoding oligosaccharyl transferase, archaeosortase A system-associated: MSQWRGQIENIDEPGDLADVVGEYYHIPAMVALLGFMLWSRVRNWKDFLVEGTVYFGGYDPWYHYRMVQYTVQHWPATSPFDPWTRFPTGTHSSQFGTVMDQLVATAALVVGLGNPSDHTVRLVALFAPAVFGTLAAIPVYLIGKRVTGKFGGVVAVAALALAGSTFAQRGTVGFYDHHVAEALFQTIAVLATMVAVSVAQDEKPVWELFKARDVDALRRPVGWSIVAGTAIAVYLWTWAPGVFLLGILGVYFTIELASEYAHGESPEHVAIAGAVTLSTAGVLSLAAMEEIALSATSYNLVQPMLAFGVAAGCVFLAWFAREWESRGLPNYQYPLAVGGILLGIAVAMALALPDIWGFFVNQTTRVVGLTVTDTAGTVAEAQPMPFGNLFPEYGFTLFIALLGVAFVAVRHFYDRPDAEWSLLAVWTVFMLLATLTQRRFDYYFSITVAVMTALVIGQLARFSGISRPDTDIETYQILSIVAIVLVLFAPLVYPAAVSMQATSGSGGAGQGSVAWNGTLGWMEGNTPDEGTYGGADNADAVPYYGTFERTDDFDYPDGYYGVMSWWDYGHYITVMGERIPVANPFQQGADQAANFLLSTNESAANEVMNDVSEDDAETRYVMVDWKMTETAQSYFRPNGGSLRLGGKYFAPFQFYSDGNISQGEYYTERGDWIYYQTGQQGSYQTFRLQHQKYYNSTAVRLYNFHGSAVEPTPIVVDWELQDAQSGQGQIRMSNGTINFDTMAEAREYVENDPTSKIGGVGQFPSERVPALEHYRMVHGSDNSSLESQRYQLGLRKTAQGAFQTSLRQPGVLGALQPSSSNWVKSFERVPGGTIEGEGPANATVTAAVEMQVPSTNSTFVYRQQAETGDDGTFTMTVPYSTTGYGEWGTEEGYTEPSVTANSSYQLRTDMTTNESHTFRYGGTVDVTEGQVLGEDESPSTVTLEKGQARSLEINQPGNETAGNETAGNETAGNGSGADDASGDTTTPDGATATATPADTGTATDTGAATDTGTATAVGTASGSGADGATNGSTGSSLVEPSTAAPATLLALLGGGLLSFVGLTRRD, encoded by the coding sequence ATGAGTCAGTGGCGTGGTCAGATCGAAAACATCGACGAACCCGGTGATCTCGCCGACGTGGTGGGTGAGTACTACCACATCCCGGCGATGGTCGCCCTCCTCGGGTTCATGCTGTGGAGTCGGGTCAGAAACTGGAAGGACTTTCTGGTAGAGGGAACCGTCTATTTCGGCGGTTACGACCCGTGGTATCACTACAGGATGGTACAGTACACTGTCCAGCATTGGCCCGCGACGAGTCCGTTCGACCCCTGGACGCGGTTCCCAACCGGTACGCACTCCAGCCAGTTCGGTACCGTGATGGACCAGCTGGTCGCCACCGCCGCCCTGGTGGTCGGTCTCGGGAACCCGAGCGATCACACTGTCCGTCTGGTCGCCCTGTTCGCCCCTGCGGTCTTCGGAACGCTCGCGGCCATTCCGGTGTATCTCATCGGGAAACGGGTCACCGGCAAGTTTGGCGGCGTTGTGGCGGTCGCGGCGCTGGCGCTGGCGGGGAGCACGTTCGCACAGCGCGGTACCGTCGGCTTCTACGACCACCACGTCGCCGAGGCCCTGTTCCAGACGATCGCGGTCCTGGCGACGATGGTCGCGGTGTCGGTCGCGCAGGACGAAAAGCCCGTCTGGGAGCTGTTCAAAGCGCGCGACGTCGACGCGCTGCGCCGCCCGGTCGGCTGGTCGATCGTCGCAGGGACCGCCATCGCGGTCTACCTCTGGACGTGGGCGCCGGGCGTCTTCCTCCTCGGCATCCTCGGCGTCTACTTCACGATCGAACTCGCTTCGGAGTATGCCCACGGCGAGAGCCCGGAACACGTCGCCATCGCGGGCGCGGTCACGCTCTCGACGGCCGGCGTCCTGAGTCTCGCCGCGATGGAAGAGATCGCGCTCAGCGCGACGAGCTACAATCTGGTCCAGCCGATGCTGGCGTTCGGCGTCGCAGCCGGCTGCGTCTTCCTCGCCTGGTTCGCCCGGGAGTGGGAATCTCGCGGCCTCCCGAACTATCAGTACCCGCTCGCGGTCGGCGGTATCCTCCTGGGTATCGCCGTCGCGATGGCGCTGGCGCTTCCGGACATCTGGGGATTCTTCGTCAACCAGACGACGCGCGTCGTCGGCCTCACGGTGACCGACACCGCGGGCACCGTCGCCGAGGCCCAGCCGATGCCGTTCGGGAACCTGTTCCCCGAGTACGGCTTCACGCTCTTCATCGCGCTCCTGGGCGTCGCGTTCGTCGCGGTGCGGCACTTCTACGACCGGCCTGACGCCGAGTGGTCTCTGCTGGCCGTCTGGACGGTGTTCATGCTGCTGGCGACGCTCACGCAGCGCCGGTTCGACTACTACTTCTCGATCACCGTCGCCGTGATGACCGCGCTGGTCATCGGACAGCTCGCCAGGTTCTCCGGCATCTCTCGACCTGATACCGACATCGAAACCTATCAGATACTGTCTATCGTCGCGATCGTCCTCGTCCTGTTCGCGCCGCTGGTGTATCCGGCGGCGGTGTCGATGCAGGCGACGAGCGGGAGCGGGGGCGCCGGCCAGGGCTCTGTCGCCTGGAACGGTACGCTCGGCTGGATGGAGGGCAACACGCCGGATGAAGGCACGTACGGCGGCGCGGACAACGCCGACGCCGTCCCCTACTACGGCACCTTCGAACGGACCGACGACTTCGACTATCCCGACGGGTACTACGGCGTGATGTCGTGGTGGGACTACGGCCACTACATCACCGTCATGGGCGAGCGGATACCGGTCGCGAACCCCTTCCAGCAGGGCGCCGATCAGGCCGCGAACTTCCTGCTGTCGACCAACGAGTCGGCCGCCAACGAGGTCATGAACGACGTGAGCGAGGATGACGCCGAGACCCGCTACGTCATGGTCGACTGGAAGATGACCGAGACCGCTCAGTCCTACTTCCGGCCTAACGGCGGGTCGCTCCGGCTCGGCGGCAAGTACTTCGCGCCCTTCCAGTTCTACTCCGACGGGAACATCTCTCAAGGGGAGTACTACACCGAAAGAGGGGACTGGATCTACTACCAGACCGGCCAGCAGGGCTCCTACCAGACCTTCCGACTGCAGCATCAGAAGTACTACAACTCCACGGCCGTCCGCCTGTACAACTTCCACGGGAGCGCCGTGGAGCCGACTCCCATCGTCGTCGACTGGGAGCTACAGGACGCACAGAGCGGGCAGGGGCAGATCCGGATGAGCAACGGGACGATCAACTTCGACACGATGGCCGAGGCCCGCGAGTACGTCGAGAACGACCCGACCTCGAAGATCGGCGGCGTCGGGCAGTTCCCGAGCGAGCGCGTGCCCGCACTGGAGCACTACCGGATGGTCCACGGGAGCGACAACAGCTCCCTCGAATCGCAGCGGTACCAGCTCGGCCTCCGGAAGACGGCTCAGGGCGCCTTCCAGACCTCGCTGCGCCAGCCCGGTGTGCTCGGCGCGCTCCAGCCCAGCAGTTCGAACTGGGTGAAGTCGTTCGAGCGCGTCCCCGGCGGGACTATCGAGGGTGAAGGGCCCGCGAACGCGACGGTCACGGCGGCCGTCGAGATGCAGGTCCCCTCGACGAACTCGACGTTCGTCTACCGCCAGCAGGCCGAGACCGGCGACGACGGGACGTTCACGATGACGGTCCCCTACTCGACGACCGGCTACGGCGAGTGGGGTACCGAGGAGGGCTACACCGAGCCGAGCGTCACCGCGAACTCCTCGTATCAACTCAGGACCGACATGACCACCAACGAGTCCCACACGTTCCGCTACGGGGGAACAGTCGACGTGACCGAGGGGCAGGTCCTCGGCGAGGACGAGTCGCCCTCGACGGTCACCCTCGAGAAGGGGCAGGCGCGCTCGCTCGAGATCAACCAGCCCGGCAACGAGACCGCCGGTAACGAGACCGCCGGTAACGAGACCGCCGGCAACGGGTCTGGCGCGGACGACGCGAGCGGCGACACGACCACCCCCGACGGCGCGACGGCCACGGCGACTCCGGCGGACACCGGGACCGCGACGGACACCGGGGCCGCGACGGACACCGGGACCGCGACCGCCGTCGGCACCGCGAGCGGCTCCGGCGCCGACGGCGCGACGAACGGCTCGACCGGCTCTTCGCTCGTCGAACCCTCGACCGCGGCACCGGCGACGCTGCTCGCCCTGCTGGGCGGCGGACTGCTGTCGTTCGTCGGCCTGACGAGACGCGACTGA
- a CDS encoding helix-turn-helix transcriptional regulator gives MLQWLGGDAVGGALAAGAGTARATDARGSPSFSTVAEPPVGVLQSASAGDVGGMMVAAVVLVVLGLGGVAAWHSGLPSLGSTGSSSEGGSTTEPDGPATTEAPSEPDPTAESKTEPDEPAGKTDRELIVDILESNEGRMKQARIVDETGWSKSKVSMLLSEMEEEEAISKLRVGRENIISLSGNEPEAAGSPFDDE, from the coding sequence ATGCTGCAGTGGTTGGGCGGCGACGCTGTCGGGGGAGCACTGGCGGCCGGGGCCGGGACAGCGCGAGCGACCGACGCGCGCGGGTCGCCGTCGTTCTCGACCGTCGCCGAGCCGCCGGTCGGCGTCCTACAGTCCGCCAGCGCGGGCGATGTCGGCGGCATGATGGTCGCCGCCGTGGTTCTGGTCGTCCTCGGCCTCGGCGGCGTCGCCGCCTGGCACTCCGGGCTCCCGTCGCTCGGCTCGACCGGGAGTTCCTCCGAAGGCGGCTCGACGACCGAACCGGACGGCCCGGCGACGACCGAGGCCCCGTCCGAACCGGATCCGACGGCCGAGTCGAAGACCGAACCCGACGAGCCCGCGGGCAAGACGGATCGGGAACTCATCGTCGACATCCTCGAATCGAACGAGGGTCGGATGAAACAGGCCCGGATCGTCGACGAAACCGGCTGGTCGAAGTCCAAGGTCAGCATGCTCCTCTCGGAGATGGAGGAGGAGGAAGCGATCAGCAAGCTCCGAGTCGGCCGGGAGAACATCATCAGCCTCAGCGGTAACGAACCGGAAGCGGCGGGCTCCCCGTTCGACGACGAGTGA
- a CDS encoding NADP-dependent malic enzyme, with protein sequence MTLEEDSLEYHSEDPPGKIEIRTTKSTSTQRDLSLAYSPGVAGPCRAIDEDPEAAYEYTSKGNLVGVVSDGSAVLGLGDIGPQASKPVMEGKGVLFKRFADIDVFDIEVDHTEAGDFVDAVAGMESTFGGINLEDIAAPKCFVIEERLRERMEIPVFHDDQHGTAIISGAALLNAAEIGGKDLESLEVTFAGAGAAAIATAKFYVSLGVRRENITMVDIDGILTTERAEAGDLNEYNREFASDVPEGDLADAMVGADMLVGLSAGGIVDGEMVRSMAEDPIVFAMANPDPEIGYEAAKAARDDTVIMATGRSDYPNQVNNVLGFPFLFRGALDVRATEINEAMKVAAAEALADLAKRDVPDAVRRAYGDQPLQFGPEYIIPKPLDTRVLFEVAPAVAEAAVESGAARDDLDPDAYVERLEARLGKSREMMRIVLNKAKSDPKRLALAEGANEKIIRAAHQMTEEGIAEPVLIGNRTTIERKVEGLNLEFDPEVVDPATGEYDEYADRLYELRQRKGMTRREAAETVRDGDHFASVMVERGDADAMLTGLTHHYPSALRPPLRVIGTEDGVDHAAGVYMLSFENRVVFVADATVNQDPDEATLAEVTRHAAGVARRFDVEPRAALLSYSDFGSVDNEGTRKPRGAAKRLREDPAVEFPVDGEMQADTAVVEDLLVGDYEFAEIDEPANVLVLPNLEAGNIVYKLLQRLGGAEAVGPMLAGMAEPVHVLQRDDEVKDIVNLAAVATLDAQDES encoded by the coding sequence ATGACTCTCGAAGAGGACTCGCTGGAGTACCACAGCGAGGACCCGCCGGGGAAGATCGAGATCCGGACGACGAAGTCGACCAGCACGCAACGTGACCTGAGCCTGGCGTACTCGCCGGGCGTCGCCGGCCCCTGCCGAGCCATCGACGAGGACCCCGAAGCGGCCTACGAGTACACGTCGAAGGGGAACCTCGTCGGCGTCGTCTCCGACGGCTCCGCGGTGCTGGGACTGGGCGACATCGGGCCGCAGGCGTCGAAACCCGTCATGGAGGGCAAGGGCGTGCTGTTCAAGCGTTTCGCCGACATCGACGTGTTCGACATCGAGGTCGACCACACCGAGGCCGGCGACTTCGTCGACGCCGTGGCGGGGATGGAGTCGACGTTCGGTGGGATCAACCTGGAGGACATCGCGGCGCCGAAGTGCTTCGTCATCGAGGAGCGCCTGCGCGAGCGGATGGAGATCCCCGTGTTCCACGACGACCAGCACGGCACCGCCATCATCTCCGGGGCCGCCCTGCTCAACGCCGCGGAGATCGGCGGGAAGGACCTGGAGTCGCTGGAAGTCACCTTCGCCGGCGCGGGCGCGGCGGCCATCGCGACGGCGAAGTTCTACGTCTCGCTGGGCGTGCGTCGGGAGAACATCACGATGGTCGACATCGACGGGATCCTCACGACCGAGCGGGCGGAGGCGGGCGACCTCAACGAGTACAACCGCGAGTTCGCCAGCGACGTGCCGGAGGGCGACCTCGCGGACGCGATGGTCGGTGCGGACATGCTCGTCGGCCTCTCGGCGGGCGGGATCGTCGACGGGGAGATGGTCCGGTCGATGGCCGAGGACCCGATCGTCTTCGCGATGGCCAACCCCGACCCGGAGATCGGCTACGAGGCGGCCAAAGCCGCCCGCGACGACACGGTCATCATGGCGACCGGTCGCTCCGATTACCCCAACCAGGTGAACAACGTGCTGGGGTTCCCGTTCCTGTTCCGCGGGGCCTTAGACGTGCGGGCGACGGAGATCAACGAGGCGATGAAGGTCGCGGCGGCGGAGGCGCTGGCAGACCTGGCGAAACGGGACGTACCGGACGCGGTCCGGCGGGCCTACGGCGACCAGCCGCTGCAGTTCGGCCCCGAGTACATCATCCCGAAACCGCTGGACACGCGCGTGCTCTTCGAGGTGGCGCCCGCGGTCGCCGAGGCGGCCGTCGAGTCGGGCGCGGCCCGCGACGACCTCGACCCCGACGCCTACGTCGAGCGGCTGGAGGCGCGGCTGGGCAAGTCCCGCGAGATGATGCGGATCGTCCTGAACAAGGCCAAGAGCGACCCCAAGCGGCTCGCGCTGGCGGAGGGGGCCAACGAGAAGATCATCCGCGCCGCCCACCAGATGACCGAGGAGGGGATCGCCGAGCCGGTCCTGATCGGCAACCGGACGACCATCGAGCGGAAGGTCGAGGGGCTGAACCTGGAGTTCGACCCCGAGGTCGTCGATCCGGCGACGGGCGAGTACGACGAGTACGCCGACCGACTGTACGAGCTGCGCCAGCGCAAGGGGATGACGCGCCGTGAGGCCGCGGAGACGGTCCGCGACGGCGACCACTTCGCCTCGGTGATGGTCGAGCGCGGCGACGCCGACGCCATGCTGACGGGGCTGACCCACCACTACCCGTCCGCGCTCCGGCCGCCGCTGCGGGTCATCGGCACCGAAGACGGCGTCGACCACGCCGCCGGGGTGTACATGCTCTCGTTCGAGAACCGGGTCGTGTTCGTCGCGGACGCGACGGTCAACCAGGACCCCGATGAGGCGACGCTGGCGGAGGTGACGCGCCACGCCGCGGGGGTCGCCCGGCGGTTCGACGTGGAGCCGCGGGCGGCGCTGCTGTCGTACTCGGACTTCGGGAGCGTCGACAACGAGGGGACCAGAAAGCCCAGAGGGGCGGCGAAGCGGCTCCGCGAGGACCCCGCGGTGGAGTTCCCGGTCGACGGGGAGATGCAGGCCGACACCGCCGTCGTCGAGGACCTGCTCGTCGGCGACTACGAGTTCGCCGAGATCGACGAGCCGGCCAACGTGCTCGTGCTCCCGAACCTCGAAGCGGGCAACATCGTCTACAAGCTCCTCCAGCGGCTCGGCGGCGCGGAGGCGGTCGGCCCGATGCTCGCCGGGATGGCCGAACCCGTCCACGTCCTCCAGCGCGACGACGAGGTCAAAGACATCGTGAACCTGGCGGCGGTCGCGACCCTCGACGCGCAGGACGAGTCCTGA